One part of the Symphalangus syndactylus isolate Jambi chromosome 1, NHGRI_mSymSyn1-v2.1_pri, whole genome shotgun sequence genome encodes these proteins:
- the ZNF396 gene encoding LOW QUALITY PROTEIN: zinc finger protein 396 (The sequence of the model RefSeq protein was modified relative to this genomic sequence to represent the inferred CDS: inserted 2 bases in 1 codon) translates to MSAKLGKSSSLLTKTSEECNGILTVKMEEEEQTCDLDSSLHWSSSYSPETFHQQFRQFGYQDSPRPWEALSQLRELCHLWLRPEVHTKEQILELLVLERFLAILPKELQAWVQKHHPENGEETXTVLEDVERELDGPQQIFFRQRKDMIAEKLAPSEITEELPSSQLMPVKKQLQGASWELQSLRPHDEDIKTINVKSSLRQKTSLGIELHCDVSNILHMNASQISTYRGTYEQDGRFERRQGNPSPKKQHKCDECGKIFSQSSAFILHQRIHSGEKPYACDECAKAFSRSVILIQHRRTHTGEKPCKCHDCGKAFSQNSNLFRHRKRQKVP, encoded by the exons ATGTCTGCAAAATTGGGAAAGTCATCATCACTCCTAACAAAAACTTCAGAGGAGTGTAATGGGATTCTGACAGTGAAGATGGAAGAGGAAGAGCAGACCTGTGATCTGGACTCTAGCCTCCACTGGAGCAGCAGCTACAGCCCAGAGACCTTCCACCAGCAGTTCAGGCAGTTTGGCTACCAGGATTCACCTAGGCCCTGGGAGGCTCTGAGCCAGCTCCGGGAACTTTGTCATCTCTGGCTGAGGCCGGAGGTGCACACCAAGGAGCAGATCCTGGAGCTGCTGGTGCTGGAGCGGTTCCTGGCCATCCTCCCAAAAGAGCTTCAGGCCTGGGTGCAGAAGCATCATCCAGAGAATGGAGAGGAGAC GACTGTGCTGGAGGATGTGGAGAGAGAGCTTGATGGACCACAGCAG ATCTTTTTTCGACAAAGGAAGGACATGATTGCAGAGAAGCTAGCACCTTCAGAAATCACTGAGGAATTGCCAAGTAGCCAGCTCATGCCTGTGAAGAAGCAGCTCCAGGGAGCATCATGGGAGCTTCAGTCCTTAAGACCACATG ATGAAGACATCAAAACTATAAATGTGAAATCTTCTTTAAGGCAAAAGACTTCTTTAGGCATAGAACTGCATTGCGATGTTTCCAACATCCTTCATATGAATGCCTCCCAGATTTCCACATATAGAGGAACCTATGAACAAGATGGTAGATTTGAAAGGAGACAAGGAAACCCTTCTCcgaaaaaacaacacaaatgtgatGAATGTGGCAAAATCTTTAGTCAGAGCTCAGCCTTTATTTTACATCAGAGAATCCACagtggagagaaaccttatgcGTGTGACGAGTGTGCAAAGGCATTCAGCCGAAGCGTGATTCTGATTCAGCATCGAAGAACCCATACTGGTGAGAAGCCCTGCAAGTGTCATGactgtggcaaagcctttagtcAGAACTCGAATCTTTTTAGACATAGGAAAAGACAAAAAGTCCCATAA